A single window of Dermochelys coriacea isolate rDerCor1 chromosome 2, rDerCor1.pri.v4, whole genome shotgun sequence DNA harbors:
- the TMPPE gene encoding transmembrane protein with metallophosphoesterase domain, with protein sequence MISFKQLPLEAKAAVAAGVVFFSMMISRTFLAEQLEFGTQRWLRRLQMALFVNALMLIGSLYIWRCIVTTFYRLSAAYSYCFIPWKIAVLTFLALAHSSFFTLLFLVAEEPYFFSLASYTCLGAYIILIFFLFTLGSVEQVYKLLVSRAAKTSGINKSSKTVMKPVLVVMVTVALTVVGLLNASQPPAVTSVVIPVHKLPLSMDGLKVVLLSDIHLGPTVGKTKLAMVVQMVKALKPDITVIVGDLSDSEVMAIRPAVEPLSELNSPLGTYFVTGNHEYYTSDVNSWFELLKSFNIHPLHNENVKISSPRSSNDWFCLAGVDDIEAQVMRYSGHGMDLKKALVDCGADHAIVLLAHQPLAAKWALQDRPDINLILSGHTHGGQIFPLNAGAYLLNPFFVGLYKVGQSTFVYVSPGTMYYGIPMRLGSRAEITEIILHSP encoded by the coding sequence ATGATCTCCTTCAAGCAATTGCCGCTGGAAGCAAAGGCTGCGGTGGCTGCTGGAGTTGTCTTCTTCTCCATGATGATATCCCGGACCTTCCTGGCAGAGCAACTTGAGTTCGGTACACAGAGGTGGCTGCGGAGATTACAGATGGCACTGTTTGTTAATGCGCTAATGCTCATAGGTTCTCTTTACATCTGGAGATGTATAGTGACCACATTCTACAGACTTTCAGCTGCTTATTCCTATTGTTTCATACCATGGAAAATAGCTGTGCTAACGTTTCTAGCTTTGGCACACTCAAGCTTTTTTACATTGCTGTTTCTTGTTGCAGAAGAGCCCTATTTCTTTTCCTTAGCTTCTTACACATGTCTAGGAGCCTATATAatccttattttctttctcttcactCTGGGCTCTGTAGAGCAAGTTTATAAACTCTTGGTCAGCAGAGCTGCTAAGACAAGTGGTATCAATAAGAGTAGTAAAACTGTGATGAAACCTGTTTTGGTTGTTATGGTGACAGTTGCTCTGACTGTTGTTGGGTTGTTGAAtgcctcccagcctcctgcagtgACCTCAGTGGTGATTCCTGTTCACAAACTGCCTTTGTCCATGGATGGCCTGAAGGTGGTGTTGCTATCAGATATCCACCTGGGACCCACTGTAGGGAAGACTAAACTTGCAATGGTTGTGCAGATGGTCAAAGCTTTAAAACCCGATATCACTGTGATTGTAGGTGATCTGTCAGATTCTGAAGTGATGGCCATCCGACCTGCTGTTGAACCTCTTAGTGAGCTTAATTCCCCATTGGGAACTTACTTTGTCACTGGAAACCATGAGTATTATACTTCTGATGTCAACAGCTGGTTTGAATTACTGAAGTCATTTAACATTCATCCACTCCACAATGAGAATGTGAAGATCTCTTCTCCAAGGAGCAGCAATGATTGGTTCTGTCTGGCTGGGGTTGATGATATTGAAGCTCAGGTTATGCGCTATTCTGGGCATggcatggatttaaaaaaagccCTAGTTGACTGCGGTGCTGATCATGCAATAGTACTTCTGGCTCATCAGCCACTGGCTGCAAAATGGGCTCTCCAAGATCGCCCAGACATAAATTTGATCCTTTCTGGCCACACTCACGGTGGGCAAATATTCCCTCTGAATGCTGGTGCCTATTTGCTGAATCCCTTCTTTGTTGGCTTGTATAAAGTTGGGCAGAGCACTTTCGTATATGTCAGCCCGGGGACTATGTATTATGGAATTCCAATGAGGCTGGGCAGCAGAGCTGAAATAACAGAGATCATCCTGCACTCTCCCTGA